Proteins encoded in a region of the Puniceibacterium sp. IMCC21224 genome:
- a CDS encoding glycoside hydrolase yields MSQNTLPQKTTTLMVGTTKGAFLLTSDSDRIKWSVAGPFCDGWPINHMAADTTVGTYWAAGGGEWPGAGVWRSDNGTDWTLSKLANGKFDALLRDDPALAAEFGMEPAPPAPFTGEIDALWSLAHVGDTLFAGAKPAALYASHDGGDTWDKVPSLSDHPSADSWEPGGAGLTLHTIVTAADTPEKMWVGISAAGVFATEDGGKTWERRNRRDNQGNAPEHDHGGTPGACGHEVGHCVHNMVRAAPGTGAAGDLLYQQNHHGVFRSPDGGRSWSEISAGLPSTFGFPIAVHPRDPATLWVLPLNGDMAGRYPPDASAAVWMSRDGGDTWSARRDGLPARNCFFTVLRQAMTTDRAESVGVYFGTNSGSVFASTDSGETWREVARHLPTVLCVEALT; encoded by the coding sequence ATGTCCCAGAACACCCTGCCCCAGAAGACAACAACACTCATGGTCGGCACGACCAAAGGCGCTTTCTTGCTCACCTCTGACAGTGACCGCATCAAATGGTCCGTGGCCGGGCCCTTTTGTGACGGTTGGCCGATCAACCACATGGCCGCTGATACGACTGTCGGCACATACTGGGCCGCAGGCGGCGGCGAATGGCCGGGGGCTGGCGTGTGGCGGTCGGACAATGGCACCGACTGGACACTAAGCAAGCTGGCCAACGGTAAATTCGATGCACTCTTGCGAGACGATCCCGCCTTGGCTGCCGAATTCGGGATGGAGCCCGCCCCGCCCGCGCCCTTTACCGGAGAGATCGACGCCCTGTGGTCGCTCGCCCATGTCGGCGACACGCTCTTTGCCGGGGCCAAGCCTGCCGCGCTCTATGCCAGCCACGATGGCGGCGACACATGGGACAAGGTCCCATCACTCAGCGATCACCCCTCGGCGGACAGTTGGGAGCCGGGAGGTGCGGGGCTGACGCTGCATACAATCGTCACAGCAGCGGATACGCCCGAAAAGATGTGGGTTGGTATTTCCGCCGCCGGTGTCTTTGCCACCGAGGATGGCGGCAAGACCTGGGAGCGGCGCAACCGACGTGACAATCAGGGCAATGCGCCAGAACATGACCACGGTGGCACGCCCGGTGCCTGCGGCCACGAGGTTGGCCATTGCGTCCACAACATGGTTCGCGCAGCCCCCGGAACCGGTGCGGCGGGCGATCTGTTGTACCAACAAAATCACCACGGTGTATTTCGCAGCCCCGATGGCGGGCGCAGTTGGAGCGAGATCAGTGCTGGCCTGCCCTCGACCTTTGGGTTTCCCATCGCTGTACATCCGCGCGATCCGGCGACGCTGTGGGTGCTGCCGCTGAATGGCGACATGGCGGGGCGCTATCCGCCCGACGCCTCGGCGGCAGTGTGGATGTCACGCGACGGCGGCGACACATGGAGCGCGCGGCGCGACGGATTGCCCGCCCGGAACTGTTTTTTCACTGTGCTGCGACAAGCCATGACAACCGACCGTGCGGAGTCGGTCGGGGTCTATTTTGGCACCAACAGCGGATCAGTCTTTGCCAGCACAGACTCGGGTGAAACCTGGCGCGAAGTCGCCCGCCACCTGCCCACCGTCCTGTGTGTCGAAGCGCTGACCTAG
- a CDS encoding RidA family protein: MTHQIIHPEGWAPARGYANGMLAADGTLFVGGQIGWTADQVFEATDFIGQMEQALRNILSVVEAAGGQASDILRLTWYVTDKKEYLAQQAQVGKAYQRVLGRHFPAMTMVVVAALIEDLALVEIEATAKLPVPTR, encoded by the coding sequence ATGACCCACCAGATCATTCACCCCGAGGGCTGGGCCCCGGCCAGGGGCTATGCCAACGGCATGTTGGCTGCGGACGGTACGCTTTTTGTCGGGGGACAGATCGGCTGGACCGCAGATCAGGTGTTCGAAGCGACGGATTTCATCGGCCAGATGGAACAGGCGCTGCGCAACATCCTGAGTGTGGTTGAGGCAGCGGGCGGTCAGGCGTCGGACATCCTGCGACTGACCTGGTATGTGACTGACAAAAAAGAGTATCTGGCCCAACAGGCTCAAGTGGGCAAAGCCTATCAGCGCGTGCTGGGGCGGCACTTTCCCGCGATGACCATGGTGGTTGTGGCCGCATTGATCGAAGATCTGGCGCTGGTCGAGATCGAGGCCACCGCCAAACTGCCAGTGCCGACGCGCTAG
- a CDS encoding thioesterase family protein: MIFRHRQKVLFKHCDPAGIVFYPRYFEMINDCIEAFFDVALGWPFEVLHKQGAVPTAQISASFQRPSRHGDMLDFTLKAAAPGRTSLALDFVVTCEGAPRLTAQSTLVNVDAQGRPMPWPDTLRTRLTQTTGGTP; encoded by the coding sequence ATGATATTTCGACATCGGCAAAAGGTGCTGTTCAAGCATTGTGACCCGGCGGGGATCGTCTTTTATCCGCGCTATTTCGAGATGATCAATGACTGTATCGAGGCGTTCTTTGACGTGGCGCTCGGATGGCCGTTCGAGGTGCTGCACAAGCAAGGCGCTGTGCCGACGGCGCAAATCTCAGCCAGTTTCCAACGTCCGTCACGCCATGGCGACATGCTGGATTTCACGCTGAAAGCGGCGGCGCCGGGGCGGACGTCTCTGGCGCTCGATTTTGTCGTGACATGTGAGGGCGCGCCGCGCCTGACCGCACAATCAACCCTTGTAAATGTGGATGCGCAGGGGCGGCCCATGCCCTGGCCGGATACGCTGCGCACAAGACTGACCCAAACGACCGGAGGAACCCCATGA
- a CDS encoding NAD(P)/FAD-dependent oxidoreductase, giving the protein MVERKKVAVVGGGVSGLAAAKAFDERGHRVVGFERSHDFGGVWELSRSYPDVQTQSPKELYRFTDLAMPEDYPEWPKGPQVHAYLHSYADRHDLARLFRLNTNVVTMDRRADGKSGWTLTIDEAGHQRHEGFDFVAVCTGQFSDKNILEFPGQDNFVAHGGRIVHSSDYTDPDLAQGKDVVVLGGSKSATDLAVNASKNGAKSVTMVYRENVWRIPYFVGGINFKRLLYMRAQEQQFNQWGKGPVQRVVAAILKPLVWANFRGLEALLKTQLGLKKWDMVPDEPIEKTVSCSVPIVTPGLFEAFKAGTIRPVRGTFDHYEPGQVVLSTGDTVPCDVAALAVGWKLGVPMIPEAYRAKLIAPDGQYRVYRLSVNPDLPDMGFVGFNSSFCTVLSAEMIANWLVRYADGQLANQPSDADMRSNIEMMLNWRRNERPAAQVYGGLCSAPFHFKHFDEVLADIGATKRKRDNPLAEQFSYPDAASYGTFLGSAPQYHAG; this is encoded by the coding sequence ATGGTTGAACGCAAGAAGGTTGCAGTGGTCGGTGGCGGGGTCAGTGGACTGGCCGCCGCCAAGGCCTTTGATGAACGCGGCCACCGCGTTGTCGGATTCGAGCGCAGCCATGATTTCGGCGGCGTCTGGGAATTGTCCCGGTCCTATCCCGATGTGCAGACGCAATCGCCCAAAGAGCTGTACCGCTTTACCGATCTGGCGATGCCGGAGGACTACCCGGAATGGCCCAAGGGGCCGCAGGTTCATGCCTATCTGCACAGCTACGCGGACAGGCATGATCTGGCGCGACTGTTTCGCCTGAACACCAATGTGGTGACGATGGACCGGCGCGCCGATGGCAAATCAGGCTGGACCCTGACGATTGACGAGGCTGGGCACCAGCGGCACGAGGGTTTCGACTTTGTTGCCGTCTGCACCGGACAGTTTTCCGACAAGAACATTCTGGAATTCCCTGGTCAGGACAATTTTGTCGCCCATGGCGGGCGCATTGTGCATTCGTCGGATTATACTGATCCTGATCTTGCGCAGGGCAAGGATGTCGTCGTTTTGGGTGGGTCAAAATCCGCCACCGATCTGGCAGTGAATGCGTCAAAGAACGGTGCCAAATCCGTCACCATGGTCTATCGCGAAAACGTCTGGCGGATCCCCTATTTCGTCGGCGGTATCAACTTTAAACGGCTGCTCTACATGCGTGCGCAGGAACAGCAGTTCAACCAGTGGGGCAAGGGGCCGGTACAGCGTGTGGTGGCCGCGATCCTCAAGCCGCTGGTCTGGGCCAATTTCCGTGGTCTTGAAGCATTGCTCAAGACACAACTGGGCCTGAAGAAATGGGACATGGTGCCGGATGAGCCGATCGAAAAGACCGTCTCGTGTTCCGTCCCCATCGTCACACCCGGGCTGTTCGAGGCGTTCAAGGCTGGTACGATCCGGCCGGTGCGTGGCACCTTTGATCACTACGAGCCCGGCCAGGTGGTCCTGAGTACGGGCGACACAGTCCCCTGCGACGTGGCGGCACTGGCCGTGGGCTGGAAGCTGGGTGTGCCGATGATCCCCGAGGCATACCGCGCCAAGCTGATCGCCCCGGACGGACAGTACCGCGTCTATCGCCTGTCGGTGAACCCGGATCTGCCGGACATGGGCTTTGTTGGTTTCAACTCCAGCTTCTGTACCGTGCTGTCGGCCGAGATGATCGCCAACTGGCTGGTGCGCTATGCCGATGGTCAGCTTGCAAATCAGCCCTCGGATGCGGACATGCGTAGCAATATCGAGATGATGCTGAACTGGCGGCGCAACGAACGCCCCGCGGCGCAGGTGTATGGCGGGCTGTGTTCCGCCCCGTTTCATTTCAAGCATTTCGACGAGGTGCTGGCCGATATAGGCGCAACGAAACGAAAGCGGGACAACCCGCTGGCTGAACAGTTCAGCTATCCAGATGCGGCCTCGTACGGGACGTTCCTTGGGTCTGCGCCGCAATATCATGCGGGGTAG
- a CDS encoding cupin domain-containing protein, with the protein MTQNPGVTPAADALGGKAWNVVGHTYTPKLHTPNVMIWHAVVPDGTFVPPHIHPTQDEWIVMLTGNLEIEFGGDLHKAGPGDTVRMPMGIAHGIFNRSGAEATCVFGVAPSRKIFDLFGALDGVTDPAELVRISAEHEVDFLPPPDAA; encoded by the coding sequence ATGACACAAAACCCCGGAGTGACCCCCGCCGCTGATGCGCTGGGCGGCAAGGCCTGGAACGTGGTGGGCCATACCTATACGCCCAAACTGCACACACCCAATGTGATGATCTGGCACGCAGTGGTGCCCGACGGGACCTTTGTGCCGCCGCATATCCACCCGACACAGGACGAATGGATCGTCATGTTGACCGGCAACCTTGAGATCGAATTTGGCGGTGACCTTCACAAGGCCGGTCCCGGTGATACGGTTCGCATGCCGATGGGCATTGCGCATGGCATCTTTAACCGGTCAGGGGCCGAGGCGACCTGCGTTTTCGGCGTCGCCCCTTCGCGCAAGATTTTTGACTTGTTTGGTGCGCTGGACGGCGTGACTGATCCTGCCGAACTGGTGCGCATCTCGGCCGAACACGAGGTCGATTTCCTGCCGCCCCCCGACGCGGCCTAA
- a CDS encoding AMP-binding protein has product MTSLGPSAHVDSYTRDNLPPVDQWPDFRLDGFDYPEHLNAGVELTDAMVARGFGDRTALIGNGRRRTYKELADWTNRLAHVLVEDFGVKPGNRVLIRSANNPAMVACWLAATKVGAVVVNTMPMLRAGELAAIVDKAQISHALCDTRLMDELALCAKTSGFLKTVVGFDGSSNHDAELDRLALEKSVLFDAVQTGRDDVALLGFTSGTTGSPKATMHFHRDLMIIADGYAADVLGVTPDDIFVGSPPLAFTFGLGGLAVFPLRFGAAATLLENASPPNMIEIIQKYRATICFTAPTAYRVMLQAMEEGADLSSLRAAVSAGETLPAPVYDAWKAKTGKPMLDGIGATEMLHIFVSNRFDDHRPACTGKPVRGYEAKVIDDAGAEVARGTVGRLAVRGPTGCRYLADDRQQGYVLDGWNITGDAFVMDDDGYLHFAARNDDMIVSSGYNIAGPEVEAALLAHEVVSECAVIGVPDEARGMIVEAHVVLIDGIVADDATAKLLQDHVKAVIAPFKYPRSVKFTPALPKTQTGKIQRFLLKNQTDARSSATQQGE; this is encoded by the coding sequence ATGACCAGTCTTGGACCGTCGGCACATGTGGACAGCTATACGCGGGACAACCTGCCACCCGTGGATCAATGGCCCGATTTCCGGCTGGATGGCTTTGACTACCCCGAGCATCTGAACGCCGGGGTCGAGCTGACCGATGCCATGGTCGCGCGTGGATTTGGTGATCGCACGGCGTTGATCGGCAACGGGCGTCGGCGCACCTACAAGGAGTTGGCCGACTGGACCAACCGCCTGGCGCATGTTCTGGTCGAGGATTTTGGCGTGAAGCCGGGCAACCGGGTGCTGATCCGGTCGGCCAACAATCCTGCAATGGTGGCCTGCTGGCTGGCCGCGACCAAGGTGGGCGCGGTGGTGGTCAACACCATGCCGATGCTGCGCGCGGGCGAATTGGCAGCGATTGTGGACAAGGCGCAGATATCCCATGCTTTGTGTGACACGCGGTTGATGGACGAACTGGCGCTGTGTGCCAAGACCAGCGGATTCCTGAAAACGGTGGTCGGCTTTGACGGGTCGTCGAACCATGACGCCGAACTGGATCGGCTGGCGCTGGAGAAATCAGTTCTGTTTGACGCGGTGCAGACCGGACGGGACGATGTGGCGCTGTTGGGCTTTACCTCGGGCACCACGGGGTCACCCAAGGCGACGATGCATTTCCACCGTGATCTGATGATCATTGCTGACGGCTATGCCGCCGATGTGCTGGGGGTGACGCCGGACGACATCTTTGTCGGATCGCCGCCGTTGGCGTTTACCTTTGGCCTTGGTGGGCTGGCGGTGTTTCCGCTGCGGTTCGGGGCGGCGGCGACGTTGCTGGAAAATGCCTCTCCGCCGAACATGATCGAGATCATCCAGAAATATCGCGCCACAATCTGCTTTACCGCGCCGACTGCCTACCGGGTGATGTTGCAGGCGATGGAGGAGGGGGCGGATCTGTCGTCGCTCCGCGCGGCCGTTTCGGCGGGCGAAACTCTGCCCGCGCCGGTCTACGATGCATGGAAGGCAAAGACCGGCAAGCCGATGCTTGACGGGATCGGCGCGACCGAAATGCTGCATATCTTTGTCTCGAACCGGTTCGACGATCACCGCCCGGCCTGTACCGGAAAGCCTGTGCGCGGCTACGAGGCCAAGGTGATCGACGACGCAGGCGCAGAGGTGGCGCGCGGCACTGTAGGCCGACTGGCGGTGCGGGGCCCGACGGGGTGTCGTTACCTCGCCGATGATCGGCAACAGGGCTATGTGCTGGACGGCTGGAACATCACCGGCGACGCCTTCGTGATGGACGACGATGGCTATCTGCATTTTGCCGCCCGCAACGACGATATGATCGTGTCTTCGGGCTACAATATCGCCGGACCCGAGGTCGAGGCCGCGCTGCTGGCGCATGAGGTGGTGTCGGAATGCGCTGTCATCGGTGTCCCGGACGAGGCGCGCGGCATGATCGTCGAGGCGCATGTGGTGCTGATCGACGGTATTGTCGCGGATGACGCCACCGCGAAACTGTTGCAGGATCACGTCAAGGCGGTGATCGCGCCGTTCAAATATCCACGCTCGGTCAAATTCACACCGGCTCTGCCCAAGACACAGACCGGCAAGATTCAAAGATTTTTACTGAAAAACCAGACGGATGCCCGATCATCCGCAACTCAACAAGGAGAATGA
- a CDS encoding tryptophan 2,3-dioxygenase, which produces MSDPRDMGAETDFSAQMSYGDYLSLDTLLTAQHPISDAPDELLFIIQHQTSELWMKLMLSELNAARRAMANDRMAEVFKTLARVSRIMEQLNSAWDVLRTMTPSDYTTFRDRLGRSSGFQSLQYRLIEFALGNRNLAMMRPHAHDNAATAVLTDECARLSLYQEVLAYAARQGMTVPDGLILQPATAAHHADPQVQGMWLQVYRDTTRYWTLYELAEKLVDLEDYFRRWRFNHVTTVERVIGFKRGTGGTGGVDYLKKMLEVELFPELWHMRTDL; this is translated from the coding sequence ATGAGCGATCCGCGCGACATGGGGGCCGAGACCGATTTTTCGGCTCAGATGTCCTATGGTGACTATCTGTCCCTCGACACGCTTTTGACCGCGCAGCACCCGATTTCGGACGCGCCGGACGAGCTGTTGTTCATCATCCAGCACCAGACCTCTGAGTTGTGGATGAAGCTGATGCTGAGCGAGTTGAACGCCGCGCGCCGCGCCATGGCCAATGATCGCATGGCCGAGGTCTTCAAAACGCTGGCCCGGGTCAGCCGGATCATGGAGCAGCTCAATAGTGCCTGGGATGTGCTGCGCACCATGACGCCAAGCGATTACACCACGTTTCGGGATCGGCTGGGGCGGTCATCCGGATTCCAGTCGCTGCAATACCGGCTGATCGAATTTGCGCTGGGCAACCGCAACCTGGCGATGATGCGCCCGCATGCGCATGACAACGCAGCCACCGCGGTGCTGACCGACGAATGTGCCCGGCTGAGCCTGTATCAAGAAGTGCTGGCCTATGCCGCGCGGCAGGGGATGACCGTGCCCGACGGGTTGATTCTACAGCCTGCCACCGCAGCGCATCACGCGGACCCGCAGGTGCAGGGGATGTGGTTGCAGGTCTATCGCGACACCACCCGATACTGGACGCTGTACGAGCTGGCCGAAAAGCTGGTCGATCTTGAGGATTATTTTCGCCGCTGGCGGTTCAATCACGTCACCACAGTTGAACGTGTGATTGGATTCAAGCGTGGCACCGGCGGTACTGGCGGCGTCGACTACCTGAAAAAGATGCTCGAAGTTGAGCTGTTTCCCGAGCTTTGGCACATGCGCACCGATCTCTGA
- a CDS encoding acyl-CoA dehydrogenase family protein, with protein MTDRSFLDWPFLERGHKDWALALDDWAAGALGAVDHGDIDIACRTLVRALGDDGWLLPTAVDPDDPAALDVRTLCLTRETLARHDGLADFVFAMQGLGTGALSLFGTSAQQAAWLPLTRTGRAIAGFALTEPQSGSDVANSTMTARCDGDAYVLDGEKTWISNGGIADVYSVFARTGEAPGAKGLSAFVVPANTPGLEIVERLETIAPHPLARLRFDGCRVPADAMIGQPGQGFRIAMSVLDVFRTTVAAAALGFARRALAETLVRVQARQVQGAPLADLQMVQAHLAEMALRVDASALLVYRAAWAKDMGAPRVTREAAMAKLYATDEAQKVIDAAVQLHGGDGVRAGAVVERLYREIRALRIYEGASDVQKVIIARSVLAGAQL; from the coding sequence GTGACGGATCGGAGTTTCCTTGACTGGCCGTTTCTTGAGCGGGGTCACAAGGATTGGGCGCTGGCTTTGGATGATTGGGCTGCCGGGGCGCTGGGGGCCGTGGATCATGGTGACATCGATATCGCCTGCCGGACGCTGGTGCGCGCGCTGGGCGACGACGGCTGGTTATTGCCGACGGCGGTGGATCCTGATGATCCGGCGGCGCTGGATGTGCGGACCCTGTGTCTGACACGCGAGACGCTGGCGCGACATGACGGGTTGGCGGATTTTGTCTTTGCCATGCAGGGGTTGGGAACCGGGGCGCTGTCGCTGTTCGGGACATCTGCGCAGCAAGCTGCGTGGTTGCCGCTGACCCGGACGGGGCGGGCGATTGCGGGATTTGCCCTGACCGAGCCACAGTCGGGGTCTGATGTGGCCAACAGCACGATGACGGCGCGGTGCGATGGTGATGCCTATGTGCTGGACGGGGAAAAAACCTGGATCTCAAACGGGGGGATCGCGGATGTTTATTCTGTCTTTGCCCGCACGGGAGAAGCGCCGGGGGCAAAGGGGCTGTCGGCCTTTGTTGTACCTGCGAATACGCCGGGTCTGGAAATTGTCGAGCGGTTGGAGACCATTGCGCCGCATCCCTTGGCGCGGTTGCGGTTCGATGGTTGCCGGGTGCCTGCGGATGCGATGATCGGGCAGCCGGGGCAGGGGTTCCGCATCGCCATGTCGGTGCTGGATGTGTTTCGCACCACAGTGGCGGCGGCGGCGCTGGGGTTTGCCCGGCGGGCTTTGGCTGAAACGCTGGTTCGGGTGCAGGCGCGGCAGGTGCAAGGTGCACCGCTGGCTGATCTGCAGATGGTGCAGGCGCATCTGGCCGAAATGGCGTTGCGCGTCGATGCGTCGGCGCTGTTGGTGTATCGCGCCGCCTGGGCCAAGGACATGGGCGCGCCGCGTGTGACCCGCGAGGCGGCGATGGCCAAGTTATATGCGACTGACGAGGCGCAGAAGGTCATTGACGCGGCCGTGCAGCTTCATGGTGGTGACGGGGTGCGGGCGGGAGCCGTCGTGGAGCGGCTCTACCGCGAGATCAGGGCCTTGCGGATTTATGAGGGGGCGTCGGATGTACAGAAAGTGATCATCGCGCGGTCGGTTCTGGCAGGGGCGCAGCTATGA
- a CDS encoding enoyl-CoA hydratase family protein, which produces MRQNTEHFRCWIADGIAHVTLDRPERKNPLTFQSYAELRDWFRDLSYDDEVKVVIFGSNGGNFSSGGDVHDIIGPLTRMNMKELLAFTRMTGDLVKAILNCGKPVIAAVDGICVGAGAIIAMASDMRLATPEAKAAFLFTRVGLAGCDMGACAILPRIIGQGRAAELLYSGRSMSSDEGERWGFWNRLVAADALEAETLKLAQQIAAGPNFAHMMTKTMLMQEWSMGLEQAIEAEAQAQAICMQTGDFTRAYEAFVAKERPVFEGD; this is translated from the coding sequence ATGAGACAGAACACAGAACATTTCCGCTGCTGGATCGCCGATGGCATCGCGCATGTCACGCTCGATCGACCTGAACGCAAGAACCCGCTGACATTCCAGAGCTATGCCGAGCTGCGCGACTGGTTCCGCGATCTGAGCTATGACGATGAGGTCAAGGTGGTGATCTTTGGCTCCAACGGCGGCAACTTCAGCTCTGGCGGCGATGTGCACGACATCATCGGGCCGCTGACCCGGATGAATATGAAAGAGCTTCTGGCCTTTACTCGGATGACCGGTGATCTGGTCAAGGCGATCCTGAACTGCGGCAAACCGGTGATTGCGGCTGTCGATGGGATCTGCGTCGGCGCGGGGGCGATCATCGCCATGGCGTCAGATATGCGGCTGGCCACGCCCGAGGCCAAGGCGGCATTTCTTTTCACCCGCGTTGGTCTGGCGGGCTGCGACATGGGCGCTTGCGCGATTCTACCGCGGATCATCGGGCAGGGCCGCGCAGCTGAGCTGCTGTATTCCGGTCGGTCGATGTCGTCGGATGAGGGTGAACGCTGGGGATTCTGGAACCGCCTTGTGGCGGCTGATGCGCTGGAGGCCGAAACGCTGAAGCTGGCGCAGCAGATCGCTGCGGGGCCGAATTTTGCACATATGATGACAAAAACGATGCTGATGCAGGAATGGTCCATGGGACTGGAGCAGGCGATCGAGGCCGAGGCGCAGGCGCAGGCGATCTGTATGCAGACCGGCGATTTCACGCGGGCGTATGAGGCGTTTGTTGCCAAAGAGCGCCCGGTTTTCGAAGGGGACTAG
- a CDS encoding MarR family winged helix-turn-helix transcriptional regulator gives MNTHPQTETGSETSKARLRLWLRLLKSSRGVEAELRDRLRRDFGATLPRFDVMAALDRFEAGLKMSALSGVLRVSNGNVTGIVDRLAEDGLVVRVPVPGDRRATTVRLTRKGREEFARQAAAHETWIDELLHDFSADEAETLAARFDALAHREDNA, from the coding sequence ATGAATACCCACCCTCAGACCGAGACCGGATCAGAGACATCCAAGGCGCGGCTGCGTCTGTGGTTGCGCCTGCTCAAGAGCAGTCGCGGGGTTGAGGCCGAATTGCGCGACCGCCTGCGTCGCGACTTTGGTGCGACCCTGCCGCGGTTTGACGTGATGGCGGCACTGGACCGGTTTGAGGCCGGGCTAAAGATGTCGGCGCTGTCGGGAGTGCTGCGGGTGTCCAACGGGAATGTCACGGGCATCGTCGACCGGCTGGCCGAGGATGGGTTGGTGGTGCGGGTCCCGGTGCCGGGGGACCGCCGCGCCACAACCGTTCGCTTGACCCGCAAGGGCCGCGAAGAATTTGCGCGGCAGGCAGCGGCGCATGAAACCTGGATCGACGAATTGCTGCATGATTTCAGCGCGGACGAAGCCGAAACACTGGCCGCGCGGTTCGATGCGCTGGCCCATCGCGAGGACAATGCATGA
- a CDS encoding SDR family NAD(P)-dependent oxidoreductase has product MNITGKHVVISGGGTGVGADMAHRFAAAGARVTILGRTEETLAAQGLPYVLCDVTDPEQVDAAFAQARAARGPVAVAIANAGAADSTPFAKMTAAGLEKMLAVNVTGVFTLWQAALEDMKSAGWGRMIAVASTAGLKGYPYVAGYVAAKHGVVGLTRALALELAQTGITVNALCPGFIETSMLDRSIANIVAKTGKTPEQAARALNKGNPQGRFVQTHEVAGTALWLCSDDAGAVNGHALSLSGGEI; this is encoded by the coding sequence ATGAATATCACCGGCAAACACGTGGTGATCAGTGGCGGCGGCACAGGAGTTGGCGCGGACATGGCGCATCGCTTTGCCGCTGCAGGCGCTCGGGTGACAATTTTGGGCCGGACCGAGGAGACTTTGGCAGCGCAGGGTCTGCCCTATGTGCTGTGCGACGTGACTGATCCGGAACAGGTAGACGCTGCATTCGCGCAAGCACGCGCAGCGCGGGGGCCGGTGGCCGTGGCGATTGCGAATGCAGGGGCGGCCGACAGCACACCGTTTGCAAAGATGACTGCAGCGGGGTTGGAAAAGATGTTGGCCGTGAACGTTACCGGGGTCTTTACCCTGTGGCAGGCTGCGTTGGAGGATATGAAATCCGCAGGTTGGGGGCGGATGATTGCCGTTGCTTCAACCGCCGGGCTCAAGGGGTATCCCTATGTGGCGGGCTATGTCGCAGCGAAACACGGAGTTGTTGGATTGACACGTGCGCTAGCGTTGGAACTTGCGCAGACCGGGATCACCGTCAACGCACTGTGCCCCGGATTTATTGAGACCTCGATGCTGGACCGGTCCATCGCCAACATCGTCGCCAAGACCGGCAAGACGCCGGAACAGGCCGCGCGGGCGCTGAACAAGGGCAACCCACAAGGCCGGTTTGTCCAAACCCACGAAGTCGCGGGCACTGCGCTGTGGCTGTGTTCGGACGATGCAGGCGCGGTGAATGGCCATGCGCTCAGCCTCTCGGGGGGAGAGATATGA